ACTCTGTGAATGGCCCAATCAGAGACTGCTGACCCCCGGGGTAGTATCCAACTTCAATACCTGCCCCAATGTTGACTCCGGCACCACCGGCAGCATTTCCGTAAAGCTCCGTATCCAGCCAATTATCGACGGCAAATCCTCCGCCAAGACTACCTCCTCCGATCGGAGTGACGTAATCCAATGCCCCGCCAACAGTTACAACGCCACTTGCAGGACACGGCCTTTCCTTTTGCGGCAAGTGAGGAACCCGACGCCAAGGATCGTAGCTCGCTGCGTTTTCCCCGACGCACCAGCGTCTTGCAGGCGCCAGCGGCTGAGACGGCGATGGGGGACGGGCCTCAGACCCCCAGAGGCGGTTTTCCGGCGCGCGGGAGCCGTCGCCAGGATGCGGCGCGGCTTGATCGCAAGGGCGTGCCCGGTGGTCATGGGAGCAGGGATAGCGCGCAGGCGCTCGATGCGCCAGCTTTGGGAGGTCAGTCTTCCTCAGCCGCCTCTTCGTCGAGTCGGGCGAGCAGCGCGGCGCGAGCATCGCCGGCATCGTCGGCCGAGCTGCCGGCGCGTCCGCGCTTACCGATCGGCCGCCCCGGATGGGTGGCGGTGTGGATCTGTTTGAGCATGCGGATGCTGACCTGGGTATAGATCTGGGTGGTGGAGAGTTCGGCATGGCCGAGCATGGCCTGGATGAACCGGATCTCGGCCCCGCCTTCGAGCATCAGCGTCGCCATGGTGTGGCGCAAGAGGTGGCACGAGCCGGTCTTGCCGATATCGGCGGCGGCGACGTAATTGCGCACGAGCTGAGTCATGCGGTTGGCCGCGAACGCCTCGCCCGCCGTGGTCAGGAACAGCGTGCCGTCATCGTCCCCGAACGCGAAGTCGGGCCGCACGTCCTCACGGTATTTGTCGATCCACTGGAGCGCCCGCGCGCCGATCGGGATCATCCGGTCCTTGCGACCCTTGCCTTGGCGCACCAGCAGCGTGCCCCGGTCGGAGTCGATATCGGTCAGGCCCAGGTTCACCAGCTCCATGCGGCGGATGCCGGTCGAGTAGAACGTCTCCAGGATCGCCCGGTCGCGCAGGCCGATCGGCGTGCCGGTGTCAGGCTGCGCGAGGACCAGCTCGGCCTCGCGGGCGGAGAGCACATGGCGCGGCAGGCGCTTTTCCATGCGCGGCAGGTCCAGCTCGCTCGCCGGATTGTAGAGGATGTGATTGCCGCGCGCGAGCCACTTGAACAGCGCCTTGATCGGAGTGGTGCGCACATGCTGGCTGCGGGTCGATAAGGGCTCGCCATTGGGCTTGCGATAGAGGAACAGGTGGCGCTGATAGCGCTCCAGGATCGGCTTGGTGATCTCCTGCGGGCGGGTCAGTCCGCGCTCCGCGCACCAGGCGATGAACGGCCTGACCGGTGATTGCGCCGGTCCGTCCAATGCCGGTTTCCAGCCCCTCGATCGCATGGAGCGGGCCGCAACCTCAGGCGGAACCGGGCGCAAAAGCAGCCTCCCTCCCGCCGCATCGATCGCCAGCCAGCGCAAATCGTCAGGCACAGGCGCAAGGCGGGGGCAGTTGGGAGATTTCACCCGCTGTTACAGCACTTTGCAACCCGACGACTTGCACACGATTGGCACATCCAAATCGCGATTTGCCCGCAAATCGGTCGATGCACTCCCGCAAAATGGCAATCAACCCGCTGATCTTGCACCATTCTCCATGCGGCAGGCGCTGCGTCCGGTGTGCTCGCCAGATTCCACAATGCACGATGCCGATCCGGTGAAGATGCCGGGGCGTTCAAGGAGGGACATTCATATCATTCGCAATAACGAATGTTTGGTCATGGACGGATTGCTCTTACCTAGAAGAGCTCCGAGTATCGCCAAGCGATTCTCCGTCCTCATCGAAAGTAAGAAAGCTTCCGATAGCCCACGTGCAAGCGGCATAATCGATCAAAAAAATCACGGTAATTGCAAAGCTAGAGTATTCCCTTAACCGCTCTCCAACTGCCAAGATCATGACCAAGTGGACTATAGCGATAATCACAAGTCCAAAGTGCAATCTCCGCCTCGGCTCACCATCATGCAAAGTATGCCATAAGAAGATTAAAACGCCTTGTACGCAGTATGTCAGATAGCCCCAGTGGAAGTCGCGCAGAACGCCGACGAGGATGGCTAATGGAAGCGCTGCCGCCATTACCCAAACTACTGCCGTCAAACGCTTCTCCATCCACCTGTTGATGGTGTTCATTGTGCGTTGCTGCGGCAATCGCGGTATTGCTCGTAGCCCTTTCTCACATCGTTGATTGCACCACCGATTGCCAGAAACATTCCTACGCCCGGCACCGCGCGCGCAAAACGTCTCCCAAGCGATGTTCCAGGTTGTGCCCCGACACGGGCTGCTTCTGGGCTCGCAGCAGAAAGGCCATATGCAAGCGTCGATGAGCCCGCGCCAACGGCGTCAGTTTGAATTGCGCTGTTTACCAAGCCGCCAGAACTAGTTGCCAGACCAACTAGCGCTTTTCCAGCTGTGCCGAGCGGCGTAGCCGATACCGCGGCACTCCCGGCGTTCAGGGCAAAGCTCACGCCGTTGTCCTTTACCGCACCCAACAGACAGGCACCAACCGAGTCCTCCTCCTTTTGCGGCAAGGGTGGGTCATGGATTCTCACGCTTCTCCGAAAGTCGCCATACGCGTCTGATCGAATACGCAAGGTAGCCCAAAGTTGAGACCGTAAAGATTATCGCGACCAAAAGGCGATTGTCATTCATAATGATGCCATAGGAAAATGACATCGATGATATCAATCCTATTGCTACTTCTATTAGAGAAAACCTCCAAAACTTTTTTCTTATGCGCCTCTGCATTAACGAGAGAAGGATGAGGGCGTTCGCCCAGAAAGTGAACTTCAGCGCGATAAAAACTAGCGCTGTCACGCCAATGAGGGCTGCAAGGCTGTCCATTACCGAACCCTACAAGCCGCAGCCTCGGCGCCATTTGAAGCAACAAGCCCGACTCCCTCGCCGATAACGTCAGAAGCTCCTCTGCTCGTTCCAGCACCAATCCGGACGGCTATCCGTGAGCCCACGCTTGCTCCGCCTCCTACTAAAGCACCAATCCCCGAAGCGATGGCCCCTTGAGTATCTCCCTGATAGAGCTTGATACCTGCACTGATAACACTGGCTCCTGCCGATGCTACTCTGGCGCCCGCTGCAACACCAGCGGCAGATATCCCACCTACGACCGTCGGCGCAGTCGCGACGGCGACACCTGCGGCACCAACCGCCACAACGTCCGCTCCAAGCGCGAAGCCATCTAAGACAGCTGTAGCGGAACCTAAGTACGAAGTGAGGTCGCTATCGCACGGAACAGGATCATTTTGCGGCCGCGGCCTTGGCACAGAACGCGAACCACCACCGCCAGCCAATGGATTGTGTCCAGGCCAAGGGGTTGTGCGTACAACTATCTCTGCTACGCAATCGAAAAGGGGCTCGATCCAAACATTAATTACTTTAGAGACTGTACTACCATCCGGGAGCAAGTAGTACTCCCTGAGGGTGGATTCCCTTATTACGCATGCAAGGCCGGTGGGGTCAATTCGATTAACCGGATCATTGCCAACATAGCCGTAGATATTAGGACCATCGGCATAACCGATGGGATCGGTCTGCAGGAACCTGCCCAGCTCGGGCGCGTACATCCGGGCCTTGTAATAGTAGATATCGAGGTCTTCGAGCCACGCCTGGCCGGTATATTGGAACCGCCCGATATTCCCCGCCCCGGGATTACCCCAGGCGTCATAGCTGTTGGCAGAGAGCAGCGTGCCGTCGCTGTCGGTCACCGCCGTGATCGACCCCAGCCGATCGGGCATCAGGTTGCGCATATAGGATAGCGAGACCCCCGAGCCTTCATACCAGGCGATCGGCGCGTCCACCCGGCCCGGATCGAACACATAGCGCCGCAGGATCGCGCCCGAGCCGTCATATTCCATGATCAGCCGGTCGCCATCGTAGAGATATTCGGTCGCGCTGCCCGATACCGAGGGGTCGGCGCTTTCCCACAGCCGCCCAAGCGGATCATAGGACAGGCTCGCGCTGTGGCTGCCCGAGGCGCTCGTCAGCCGGTTCTGCACGTCATAGCCATAGGTCGTGCCGCCGTCGCTCGTGAGATTGCCGTTCCCGTCATAGCTGAACGCAGTCCCGGCGACACTCGAATATTGATTGAGGCCGTTGGCCACATAGCCCTGGCTGCCGTTGTCGTAGCCGGTGAACGCATAGGCGTCGTTGCTGCGATCCTGTGACATCACCTGGTTCGCCGGATTGTAGGCGAAGGTCGTCGTCAGGTCCGAGGCCGTGCCCGACAGATCGAACTCCAGGCTCGCAAGGCGCGAGACATCGTCATAGCCATAGACCAGATCCGCGTCGCCACGCCGCTCCTCCAGTGTCCGGCGGCCGAGATCGTCATAGCTGATGTCCGAAAGCACATTGCCGCCGCGCTTGATGCGCGTGACCCGGCTCAACACGTCATATTCATAGGCGACGAAGGCACTGTCGGGATAGGTCAGCTGCGTGCGGTTGCCCGCCGCATCATATTGATAGCTCAAGGTGCGCGCCGTGCCGCTCATGTCATTGCTCGTCGCGGTCACGCGCCCGAGCGCATCCCAGTCATGGCTGATGCCCGTGCCGGTGGTGGAGCCGTGGCGCGCGTACAACAGCCGCCCGAGCAGATCGTAACCGTAATAATCGTCCGGCCCGGGAATATTCTTCCGGTAAAGGCGGTTCAGGTCATCATAATAGAAATAGATGTTCTGAGCCGCGCGCGTACGCAGCTGCACGATATTGCCGTTGGCGTCATAGTCATAACGAATGTGATCACTGCTCGAACTGGTGCCCGCCCCCTGGGTCGTGTCGGGGAAATAGACACGCGAGAGCCGGTCGACGCCATCATAGCTATAGCTGGTCTTGTTGCCCTCGCCATCGGTAAGCGATTCGATTTGTCCATTGTCGGTATAGGTGAGCGCCTGAACGACCGCGGCAACGCCGGTGTCATAGCCCGAGATCGTTTCGAGCGCGCGGCCATTATCGTCATATTCGGTCCTGGTGATACGATCGGGCCCGAAGCTGCCACCCGTATTCGCTTCGCACGCATCGGTCTGCGATCCCCAGGCGGCGGCGTTCATGCGCAACGCGGTACATTCGAGCCGTCCACGGCTGTCATAGCCATATTGGACGAGCTGATAGGTCGTGCCATCGGCGCTCACCGCATCCTGGGTCTTGCGCGCGGTCGCGGCGTCATAGGTTGACGTGGCTTGCTGGAGCGAGACGAAGTTGCTCCAATCGGTGTCGCTCGTCCCCGTAACGGTGCCGAGCTCGGTTTCCGTACGCTGGCCGTCATCATTATAGTGCATCCGCAGCGCCTGCCGAACCAGCGGCCCCGCGCCGTCGGGATCGGGCGCGATGACGCCCAGCAGCTGGCGGCCCAGATCATAGCGATAGCTGGTCGTATCGGCGGTGCCCGACAGCGGACCATCGACGCTGGCGATATTGCCGACCGCGTCATAGGACGGCTTGACCGTCGAGGAGACACTGGCATCGCCCGCGCGACTTTCCATCTCGGTCAGCAGGATATTGCTCGCGGTCGAGGCCGAACCCGATTGATAGGTGAACTCGGTCACGCTTTCATCCGCGCTTCCCGTACAGCTCGATCCCGAAGCACAGGCCGACACCCGCTCGAGCCGCACCACGGGCGTTGGCGCCTGCACCAGCGTTCCTGAGGCATTGCGATACCATGCATAATGGCTGCCATAGGTGTAGCGGGTCTGGGGCCGCGTTCCGCCCGATGCTGCTGCCGGTCGCGTAACCGTCAGTACGCCGCCGTGACTGCTGTTATAGGTGTAGTCGGTGACATTGCCGAGCGGATCGGTGGTGGAGACCGGCTTGTTGCAGACCACTGCGCTCGCCGTCGCGCATTGATCGGTATAGGTCGTGCTGCTCGCCGGGTAGCTGCTCTGAAAGACGATATCCGAAAGGGTCGAACCCGATTTGGGCGATACGGTTATTTCGGTCACATTGCCGCGACTGTCATAGTCATAGCTGACCGAGTTGCCTTCCGGCGCGGTTACCGTTTCCAGAAGGCGCGTCGTTGCGTCATAGCTGTAGCCGGTCTCATTGCCGAGCGCGTCCTCGTCGGAAATGATCTGCATATAATCGAGGTCGGTCGTGACGATCCGCTTCTCGTCGCCGGAAGCGTTGACGGTGGTCGTCCTCTCATTGGTGCCGGTGTCATCGGCATAATCGTAGGTCGTCGTAACGCCGTTGCGTACCACCGAATCCACCATGCCATTGCCGTCATAGCTGATGGTAACATTATCGGTGCTGGCGCCGGGACGTTTGATGCCGGTCAGCCGCCCCGAAGTGAAGCTGTAGGTCGTTTCGTTGCCCAGGCTGTCGGTGAACGATTCAACGCCGGACATCGAGAGCGACGGCCAGCTCTGCGAATAAGTGCAATAGAGTGAATCGGGATCGCAGCCATCGACGGTCGTATTGACCAGCGTCACCTTCGAGACGTCGAACCAGGCATTCGAATCCTCCAGGGAATCGGGAGGGATGACTTCGTTGAACGTCATCCGCATCTGATAGCCGCGATTCGATTCCACGGAGATCAAGCGACCTATGGTGACATAGGTCTGGCAGTCGCCGGGCCACCCTTTGAGGCAAGTGGACGCGACCTGATAATGGTAGGTCAGCTTCTCGCCATTTGGCCGGGTGAGCGTCTGGATGGAACTTCCGTTGGTAATATACATGGTACGCGTCGCGACTTGCGCGAAGGTCGCAACTGTTCCGTCAGCTCTGGTGTAGACACCATTTTCCAAGGTCGAGCCGGTATGCTGATCGGAGAGATATTCGCCGCTTACCGCATCCAGGCTGAACGTTTCGGTTGCTCCGCCGATACTGACGGTAACCGGACCTCCCGGCGAATAGATGACACCACTGGTGGAATCCCGAAATTGTCGGTCGGACGTCACGCTTCGGCTGAAGACCAGCGCCGGGTCGTCCGCAGGCCCGATCGAGACGGAATGCGACGGCGCGATCAACACGCCGCGGGTCAGATCAACGCCGTTCGCATCGATGGTCTGACGGATCGGGGGCAAGGGCGGCGGCTCATATTCCTGCGCTTTGGCGATTGCCGGCAGCGCAACGGATGCAATCAGGCACAAGCGGATCGAATGTCGCGCGGCAGCGCGGCCGAAAACGGAAAATGAATGCATGGTTGCCCCCCCAAACCAGATCAGAACATCGGCTCAGCAAGCCGAACGGAACAGGGTCATGGAGGGGAGGTCGCGCCCGTAACGGTGACGTTCACGCGATTGTTCGCGTCGTCATAGCTGTAATTGGCAACCATATTGTTGTTGACCGAGCCGCTATGCTCGACCTCGATCAGCCGACCACGCGCGTCATATGTGAAGTTGGATGTGTCATTGCCGAAGGTTTCGCTACTGTTCGCAAGCGAAATGCCCAGACCGCCGACAAGAGAGAAAGCGCCAAATATCGCGAGCTTGACTTTGAACATCGCAAATTCCCCATTTGCCGACGAATCAAACTCTCGCGACTGTGACCGATCGAGCAGCGCAGTTCAAGGAACAAGGCGGGATTTTTTGAAAGCCGACGATCATATAGCCGC
This genomic interval from Sphingosinithalassobacter tenebrarum contains the following:
- a CDS encoding RHS repeat domain-containing protein, translating into MHSFSVFGRAAARHSIRLCLIASVALPAIAKAQEYEPPPLPPIRQTIDANGVDLTRGVLIAPSHSVSIGPADDPALVFSRSVTSDRQFRDSTSGVIYSPGGPVTVSIGGATETFSLDAVSGEYLSDQHTGSTLENGVYTRADGTVATFAQVATRTMYITNGSSIQTLTRPNGEKLTYHYQVASTCLKGWPGDCQTYVTIGRLISVESNRGYQMRMTFNEVIPPDSLEDSNAWFDVSKVTLVNTTVDGCDPDSLYCTYSQSWPSLSMSGVESFTDSLGNETTYSFTSGRLTGIKRPGASTDNVTISYDGNGMVDSVVRNGVTTTYDYADDTGTNERTTTVNASGDEKRIVTTDLDYMQIISDEDALGNETGYSYDATTRLLETVTAPEGNSVSYDYDSRGNVTEITVSPKSGSTLSDIVFQSSYPASSTTYTDQCATASAVVCNKPVSTTDPLGNVTDYTYNSSHGGVLTVTRPAAASGGTRPQTRYTYGSHYAWYRNASGTLVQAPTPVVRLERVSACASGSSCTGSADESVTEFTYQSGSASTASNILLTEMESRAGDASVSSTVKPSYDAVGNIASVDGPLSGTADTTSYRYDLGRQLLGVIAPDPDGAGPLVRQALRMHYNDDGQRTETELGTVTGTSDTDWSNFVSLQQATSTYDAATARKTQDAVSADGTTYQLVQYGYDSRGRLECTALRMNAAAWGSQTDACEANTGGSFGPDRITRTEYDDNGRALETISGYDTGVAAVVQALTYTDNGQIESLTDGEGNKTSYSYDGVDRLSRVYFPDTTQGAGTSSSSDHIRYDYDANGNIVQLRTRAAQNIYFYYDDLNRLYRKNIPGPDDYYGYDLLGRLLYARHGSTTGTGISHDWDALGRVTATSNDMSGTARTLSYQYDAAGNRTQLTYPDSAFVAYEYDVLSRVTRIKRGGNVLSDISYDDLGRRTLEERRGDADLVYGYDDVSRLASLEFDLSGTASDLTTTFAYNPANQVMSQDRSNDAYAFTGYDNGSQGYVANGLNQYSSVAGTAFSYDGNGNLTSDGGTTYGYDVQNRLTSASGSHSASLSYDPLGRLWESADPSVSGSATEYLYDGDRLIMEYDGSGAILRRYVFDPGRVDAPIAWYEGSGVSLSYMRNLMPDRLGSITAVTDSDGTLLSANSYDAWGNPGAGNIGRFQYTGQAWLEDLDIYYYKARMYAPELGRFLQTDPIGYADGPNIYGYVGNDPVNRIDPTGLACVIRESTLREYYLLPDGSTVSKVINVWIEPLFDCVAEIVVRTTPWPGHNPLAGGGGSRSVPRPRPQNDPVPCDSDLTSYLGSATAVLDGFALGADVVAVGAAGVAVATAPTVVGGISAAGVAAGARVASAGASVISAGIKLYQGDTQGAIASGIGALVGGGASVGSRIAVRIGAGTSRGASDVIGEGVGLVASNGAEAAACRVR
- a CDS encoding RHS repeat protein, with protein sequence MFKVKLAIFGAFSLVGGLGISLANSSETFGNDTSNFTYDARGRLIEVEHSGSVNNNMVANYSYDDANNRVNVTVTGATSPP
- the xerC gene encoding site-specific tyrosine recombinase XerC, with translation MDGPAQSPVRPFIAWCAERGLTRPQEITKPILERYQRHLFLYRKPNGEPLSTRSQHVRTTPIKALFKWLARGNHILYNPASELDLPRMEKRLPRHVLSAREAELVLAQPDTGTPIGLRDRAILETFYSTGIRRMELVNLGLTDIDSDRGTLLVRQGKGRKDRMIPIGARALQWIDKYREDVRPDFAFGDDDGTLFLTTAGEAFAANRMTQLVRNYVAAADIGKTGSCHLLRHTMATLMLEGGAEIRFIQAMLGHAELSTTQIYTQVSIRMLKQIHTATHPGRPIGKRGRAGSSADDAGDARAALLARLDEEAAEED